A section of the Trichomycterus rosablanca isolate fTriRos1 chromosome 6, fTriRos1.hap1, whole genome shotgun sequence genome encodes:
- the LOC134317105 gene encoding zinc finger protein 629 — MNFVDDLTKWSGRVDMDYGNKLNQALSSSTKFLPTAGVRTVGSFQHFSRSLGPGVKVKEEDESVEDFFHFAQHLQQQTGECLTACCGGANSKTTPLTTALVSTLGTPLTASLTASLTTPLTTPITSPPPKPSSQPSAERPYHCQDCGKYFRISDIKRHQRIHSGERPFPCFQCGKNFPTSGDLKRHERIHTGERPYHCLQCGKNFSDSGHLKQHERMHTGERPYQCPQCGKRFYRSGDLKRHLRIHSGERPYKCPQCEKTFSDSGHLRGHQRIHTGERPHRCTLCEKSFFRSGDLKRHHRTHTGERPYQCYQCGKSFSESGHLKEHRRIHTGEKPYRCNHCDKSFSRLERLKGHQSIHTGERPFHCAQCGKNFFRSGELKRHQRIHNGDRA; from the exons ATGAATTTCGTCGATGATTTAACCAAATGGAGCGGTAGGGTGGATATG GACTACGGGAACAAACTGAACCAGGCACTCTCTTCTAGCACTAAATTTCTACCTACAGCAGGAGTGAGAACTGTCGGGTCCTTCCAGCACTTCAGCCGCTCACTGGGTCCTGGTGTGAAAGTCAAAGAGGAGGACGAAAGTGTGGAGGATTTCTTCCATTTCG CTCAGCATCTTCAGCAACAAACAGGAGAGTGTCTCACGGCGTGCTGTGGCGGAGCGAATTCTAAAACTACCCCTCTCACTACAGCCCTCGTTTCCACTCTAGGTACCCCACTCACAGCCTCACTTACAGCCTCTCTCACAACCCCCCTCACAACTCCCATCACAAGCCCACCACCTAAACCGAGCAGCCAGCCCTCAGCAGAGCGACCATACCACTGTCAGGACTGTGGCAAGTACTTCAGAATCAGCGACATTAAGCGCCACCAGAGAATCCACAGCGGGGAACGGCCGTTCCCCTGCTTTCAGTGTGGTAAAAACTTTCCCACGTCGGGAGACCTCAAAAGACACGAGAGGATCCACACGGGAGAGCGGCCTTACCACTGCCTGCAGTGTGGCAAGAATTTCTCTGACTCGGGGCACCTGAAGCAGCACGAGAGAATGCACACCGGCGAGCGACCGTACCAGTGCCCACAATGCGGCAAGCGCTTTTACAGGTCGGGTGACCTGAAAAGGCATCTTCGAATTCACAGCGGCGAGCGACCTTACAAGTGCCCACAGTGTGAAAAGACCTTTTCTGATTCGGGTCACCTGCGGGGCCACCAGCGCATCCACACAGGAGAGCGTCCACACCGCTGCACGCTATGTGAGAAAAGTTTCTTTCGTTCTGGGGACCTGAAGCGACACCACCGGACGCACACCGGTGAGAGGCCATACCAGTGCTACCAGTGCGGCAAGAGCTTTTCAGAGTCGGGCCACCTTAAagagcaccggcgcattcacacaggagagaagccctaCCGCTGCAACCACTGTGACAAGAGCTTCTCGCGTCTGGAACGCCTTAAGGGCCACCAGAGCATCCATACAGGTGAGCGGCCCTTCCACTGCGCCCAGTGTGGCAAGAACTTCTTTAGGTCCGGTGAGCTCAAGAGGCACCAGAGGATCCATAACGGAGACAGAGCATAA